The DNA sequence AGTATGTTGAAAAGTGGAAAAGTAATTAAATCTGTTGAAAATATTTATTTTATGTGATATAGTATTGTGGATAAATTGACTATTGGAGGGACTTTTGCGAATGGAGGAAATGAATGCTGTAGAAGTGTGGAAAAGAATACTTAAAATTTTAAAATGGAATATTAATGAAACAGATTATAATTCTTGGATGTTAAATGTAAAGCCAATTGATTTAACAGAAGATAAATTAATTCTTGAAGTTGATAATAAATTTATAAAAGATAGAATTGAATCTAAATTTAAAGAGAAAATTATTGAAATATTAAATGAAATTTTAATTTTAAAAGGGTATAAAGATTTAGAGTTTAGAATTAAAGAAAATGAAGATAATAAGCTTTTTTTTCAAAAAGAAGAAGAACCAATAAAGCAAGAAAAAAAAGAATCAAAACAATCTAAACAATATAAAATTCAACAAAATTTATTTAGTAAAGGTTATTATAATCTTAATGATAAATATTTATTTAATAATTTTATTGTTGGAAAAAGTAATGAATTTGCACATGCTGCCTCAGAAGCAGTAGCAAATGCACCAGGAAAAGTATATAATCCTCTTTTTATATATGGAGGAGTTGGGTTAGGAAAAACTCATCTTATGCATGCTATTGGAAACAGTGTACTAAAAAATAATAGTAATAAAAAAGTTTATTATTGTTCTTCTGAACAATTTACTAATGATTTAATAAATTCATTAAAAAATGATAAAATGATGGAATTTAGGAGTAAATACAGAAAATTAGATCTTTTATTAATAGATGATATTCAATTTATCGCAGGTAAAGATAGTACACAAGAAGAATTTTTTCATACTTTTAATGAGTTACACCAAGCAGGAAAACAGATAGTTCTTTCTAGTGATAGACCTCCAAAAGAGATTGATAATGTGGAAAAAAGGCTTGTTTCGCGATTTGAGTGGGGACTTATTGCAGATATACAACAGCCGGATTATGAAACTAGAGTTGCTATTTTAAGTAAAAAAGCTGAAATGGAAAATATTAAAATATCAAAAGAGGTATTAGAATTTATAGCAGAAACAATAAATTCTAATATTAGAGAATTAGAAGGAAATTTAAATAGAATAGTAGCAAAAGCTTCAATTTTAAAAAAAGAGATAAATATAGATTTAGTAAAAGATGTCTTTTATGATGTTGTAAAAAGAAATAATAAAGTAGTTAATAAAGATAAAATAATAAAAGTTGTTTCTGAATATTATGAAATTTCTATTGAGGATATGATATCTTCAAAAAGAAAAAAAGATATTGCTAAATCTAGGCAGGTTGCTATGTATTTGTTAAGAGATATATTAAGTGAATCATTTTCAGCTATTGGTGGTATTTTTGGTGGTAAAGATCATACAACAGTAATGCATAGTGTTAGTAAAATTGAAAAAGATATGAAAGAAAATAAGTATTTTGAAAAAGATATAATGAGTTTAAAAGAGAAAATTTTAAATAACTCAAATTAATTTAAGAGGAGAAAAAAATGGAAATTATTGAAATTTCAACTGAATATATAAAATTAGACCAATTTTTAAAATGGGTAAATATTGTAGGTTCTGGAGTAGAAGCTAAATTTTTAATAAAAGAAGGTCAAGTAAAAGTAAATAAAGAAGTTGAATTAAGAAGAGGAAAAAAATTAAGAGATGAAGATATTATAGAGATAGATAAAAATATTTATAAAATAAAAAGGGTTTAAGAACGTTTAAAAAATAATGTTCTCATTATTTTTTAGCTATTTCTAAGGAGGAACAATTGCAGCTTTTAGATGTTTACTTGTTAAATTTTAGAAATTTAGAAGAAATTAATTTATCTTTTGATAAGGGAATAAATCTTTTTTATGGAGAAAATGGACAAGGAAAAACGAGTTTTATAGAAGCACTTTATTTTAATATTACAGGGAAAAGTTTTAGAACAAAAAACATATCTGAAATAGTAAAATACAGTAAATTAGATTGTGGAATTTTTTTGAATTTTTTGGATATTTATGGAGAAAAAAGTTTAGCTTTAAAATATGAAAAAAAACATAAAAAATACTTTTATAATAAGAAAAAAGTAAATTATGATGAATATATTGGAAAAGTAAATGTAATTTCATTTATACCAGAAGATATTGAACTAATAAATAGTTCTCCCTCAACTAGAAGAACTTATTTTGATTATGAAATATCTCAATCAAATTATAACTACTATTTAGAATTAAAAGAATTAAACAAAATTTTAAAAGTTAGAAATAAATTTTTAAAAGAAAAAAATATAAAAAATGAGATGTATAATATTTATAATGAAAAATTTATAGACATTTCAGCAAAATTATTAATAAAAAGAGAAGATTATATAAAAAAATTATCAATATTACTTAATTTAAATTATAGGAAGCTTTTTAAATCGAGTTCGGAATTAAAGTTGATTTATAAGCCATTTATAGATAATATTGAAAAAAAGAGTTTAGAAGAGATTAAAGAAAAAATAAAAGATAAATCTCTAAAAGTGCAAAAAAAAGAGTTGATTTATGGATATTCTCTTGTGGGACCTCAAAGAGATGAATATGTATTTAATTTAAATGAAAAAGATGCAAAAAAATATTCATCACAGGGAGAAAAAAAATCTATTATATTTTCTCTTAAAATATCTGAAATAGATTTAATTGTGAAAGATAAAAAAGAGTATCCTATATTTTTATTAGATGATGTATCTTCATATTTTGATTTAATGCATAAAGATAGTATTTTAAACTACTTTTTTAATAAAAATATACAAGTATTTATAACCTCAACTGAAAAATTAGATATAAAAGGGAAAAAATTTTTAGTAAAAGAGGGGAAAATTTATGAATAAGCCTGTAAAATTAAAAGAGGTTATTGAGTCAAAAATAAAAAATAATGTTTTTTATAAATTAGAGTTTTTAAAAATTAATTGGGTAGATATTGTAGGAAAAAACTTAGCTAAAAAAAGTTTTCCTCTATTTGTAAAAGAAGATGTTTTAATAATAGGAGTTACAAGTAGTATATGGTCTCAACAAATGTTATTTTTGAAAAATCAGATAATAAAAAATAGTAATTTAAAACTAAATGGAGAATATATAAAAAACATTAGATTTAAAGTTTCTAAATATGAAAAAACTATTAATTATATAGAGAAAAAACAAAAAGTAAAAAGAGAAAAAATTGATTTTAACAATATATCTATACAGCCATTTGAAATCAAACAATTGAAAAAAGCTATAGAATTTATAAAAGATGATGATATAAAAAGACACATATATAAAGTATCTGTTTTAAATAAAAAAAGAGAAAAATATTTATTAGAAAATGGATATAAAAAATGCGAAAAGTGTGGAGAATTATTTGTTGGAGAAGGAAAAATTTGTATTTTGTGTAAAAATGATATTCAAAAAGAAAACAGGAGAAGAATTTATAATAAAATAAAAAACAATTTATTAATAACATATACAGAAATGAAATATGAAGAAAAATATTTAACTAAAATAGAATTTGAAGATATTAAAAATAGAGTTAAAGATGGAATATATAGAGAAATATTAATAAATATAAAAGAATTAAAATATAAAAAAGCTAGAGATTTATTAGAAAAATATTTTATATTAGATAGTGGAACAGATAATAAAAGAGTTATTTTTGAAAAAATAGATATGTTTTTTCAGAGTTTCACGTGAAACATCATCAGGAGGTAAAGTGTATATATACTTGGAAAATAATTTTTTTATTCCATTAAATGAAATTATCGCAATTGTAGATTATGAAAAATTTACAGAGTCAGAAAATGGAAAAGATTTTTTTGAAATAAACAAAAAAAATATAATAAATATTTCAAAAAATAAAAAAAGTATGGTTATAACAGATACTTATTCTTATGTTAGTTCATATAGATTAAGAGCTTTATATTCAAGAGGTAAAGAGTTTGAAAGATTAAAAACAGGAAAAGTAAAATAAGTTAGGAATGTTATTTTTAAGCAGTTTATTAGAAAAAAGTATTTTGGAGGGAAATTATGACAAATTATACAGCAAAAGATATAACTGTACTTGAAGGATTAGAAGCTGTAAGAAAAAGACCAGGAATGTATATTGGATCTACGTCAATAAGAGGATTACATCATTTGGTTTATGAAATTGCAGATAATAGTGTGGATGAAGCATTAGCAGGATATTGTAATAAAATATCAATAAAAATATTAGAAGGTAATGTAATAGAGGTAGAGGATAATGGAAGAGGAATTCCAGTAGATATGCATCCAAAACATAAAAAATCAGCTCTTGAAATTGTAATGACAATATTACATGCTGGAGGAAAATTTGAACATAAAGGCTATAAAGTATCAGGAGGACTTCATGGAGTTGGAGTTTCTGTTGTTAACGCATTATCATCAACCTTGGAAATAGAAGTAAAAAGAGACGGGAAAATATGGTATCAAAAATATCATGAAGGAAAGCCAGAAGAACCTGTAAAAACTATAGGCGACACTAATAGAACAGGAACAAAAGTTAAATTTAAAGCAGATGACACAATTTTTGAAAGTTTGGAATATGAATTTGATGTGTTATCAAATAGATTAAAAGAATTAGCATATTTAAATAGAGGATTAAAAATATCTATAGAAGATCTTAGAGAAGGAAAAAAGAAAAAAGAAGTTTATGAATTTGAAGGTGGAGCTGTAGATTTTGTAAAAGAGGTAGTAAGTGGAGAAAAAACGATAATAACAAATCCTGTAAGTATGATAGGAGAAGAATCGGGAGTATATGTTGAAATAGTTTTAACATATATAGAAAATCAAAAAGAAACGCTTTATTCATTTGTTAATAATATAAACACTCATGAAGGCGGAACGCATGTAAGTGGATTTAAAACAGCTTTAACTAGAGTAATAAATGATATTGCAAGAACAACAGGATTATTAAAAGAAAAAGATAGTAATTTTGTAGGGAATGATGTAAGAGAAGGAATAGTTGCTATAATTAACACAAGAGTTCCGGAACCTCAATTTGAGGGACAAACAAAAACTAAATTAGGAAATTCAGAAGTTACAGGAATAGTATCTTCTATTATTACAAATAAATTAAAAGAGTATTTAGAAGATAATCCAACTGATGCAAAAGTGATTGTAGAAAAAATATTAATATCAAAACGAGCAAGAGAAGCAGCTAAAAAAGCAAGAGAATTAGTAATTAGAAAAAGTGCTTTAGAAGTGGGATCTCTTCCAGGAAAATTGTCTGATTGTTCTTCAAAAGTACCAGAAGAATGTGAAGTATTTATAGTGGAAGGAGATAGTGCGGGAGGTTCTGCAAAACAAGGAAGAGATAGAAGATTTCAAGCAATATTACCTCTTAGAGGAAAAATTTTAAATGTAGAAAAAGCAGGAATAAATAGAGCTTTGGAAAATACAGAAATTAGAGCAATGATTACTGCCTTTGGAACAAATATAGGTGATGAGATTGATTTAGAAAAATTGAGATATTATAAAATAATTATAATGACCGATGCCGATGTAGATGGAGCTCATATAAGAACTTTAATGCTTACTTTTTTCTATAGACATTTAAGAGAATTAATAGATGAGGGACATATTTATATTGCACAACCACCATTATATAAAGTTACTCAAGGGAAGAATTTTTCATATGCATATTCTGATGAAGAGTTGGAAGAGATAACTTCAGAACTTGGAGATAAAAAATATACTCTACAAAGATACAAAGGACTTGGAGAGATGAATCCTGAACAATTATGGAGTACAACAATGGATCCAGAAAGCAGAAGTTTATTAAAAGTAACATTAGAAGATGCAACTTATGCAGATAAATTGTTTAATGTATTAATGGGAGATAAAGTTGAACCAAGAAGAAAATTTATAGAAGAGCATGCAACATATGTTAAAAATTTGGATATTTAGGAACGGCTTAAAAATAACCTACTTATTTTGTTTTAAAATATGCAACGTATCAAGCATTTTTAAAACAAAATATTAGGAAATTAATTTTTTAAACGTTCTTTAGGAACGGCTTAAAAAGAAGCTACCTATTTTGTTTTAAAATACGCAATGTATCAAGCTAAGAACTGGGCTTGCCAACGGCAAGCCCCTACAGTATTAATTTGTTTTATAATGTAGAGGTTTTACCGTTGGCAAATCCGATATAAAATTATAAATTATCGTTAATTTGATGACATTGGGATTTAGATGAGGTCTGAAAGAAGATAGAATGAATATAAATAAAAAGCATAAGTTTTTTTATGAATTAATTTATGTTTTTTATTTAAGAGGAAAGTATAAATTTATTCAGAAAATAGGCTACACAGTTTTTTGAAACATGTGATTTTTCAAAGTAAATAAGAAAAATTAAATAATATTGAATTAATAAAAAATAGTAATGGTGAACAGCCGTTTACCATTACAGATGATATATTTTAGAGAGGGGATTTACAAATGGCAAAAGAGACTCAAATTTATATAGAGGACGAAATAAAAAATTCATACTTGGATTATTCAATGAGCGTAATAGTAAGTAGAGCTCTTCCAGATGTAAGAGATGGATTAAAGCCGGTACATAGAAGAATACTTTTTGCAATGAATGAAATGGGAATGTTTCACGAGAAACCTCACAAAAAAAGTGCAAGAATAGTCGGAGAAGTTTTAGGTAAGTATCACCCACATGGAGATACTGCTGTATATCTTACAATGGTAAGAATGGCACAAGATTTTAACTATAGATATATGTTAATTGATGGGCATGGAAATTTTGGTTCTGTTGATGGTGATAGTGCGGCAGCAATGAGATATACAGAAGCACGTATGTCAAAAATAACAAGAGAACTGTTATTAGATATAGATAAAAATACTATTGATTATAGAAAAAACTTTGATGACAGTTTAGATGAACCTATTGTTTTACCAGGAAAACTTCCAAATTTATTATTAAATGGAGCGGCAGGGATAGCTGTTGGAATGGCAACTAATATACCACCACATAATCTAGTTGAATTATCAGATGGAATTATTGCTACAATAGATAACAGAGATATAGAAGATGATGAATTAATCAAGATAGTAAAAGGGCCAGATTTTCCAACAGGTGGAATAATAAATGGAGTTTCTGGAATAATTAGTGCTTATAAAACTGGTCGTGGAAAAGTTAAAGTTCGTGGAAAAGTTAAAATAGAGGAGATAAGATCAGGAAAAGAAGCTATAATTATAAATGAACTACCTTACCAAGTAAATAAAGCTAGATTAATAGAAAAAATAGCTAATTTGGTAAAAGAGAAAAAAATATCTGGAATTACAGATTTAAGAGATGAATCTGATAGAGATGGAATAAGAATAGTAATAGAATTAAAAAAAGGTGAAATTTCAGAACTAATTTTAAATAAATTATATAAATATACAGAACTACAAAATACCTTTGGAATAATAATGTTAGCACTTGTAAATAATGTTCCTAAAGTATTAACTTTAAAACAAATATTAAATCATTATTTAGATCATAGATATGAAGTAGTAGTTAGAAGAACAAAATATGAACTTGAAAAAGCTGAAAAAAGAGCTCATATATTAGAAGGGTTTAGAAAGGCATTAGATAACATAAGTGAAATTATAAAAATTATAAGAGGTTCAAAAGATGCAGCAACTGCAAAAGAAAGTTTAATAAAAATTTTCGAATTTACTGAAATACAAGCAAAATCAATTTTGGATATGAGATTACAAAGATTAACAGGATTAGAAAGAGATAAAATAGAAACAGAATATAAAGAATTGTTAAAGGTTATAGATGAATTAAAATTCATACTAGGAAATGATTCAAAAGTATTTGAAATTATAAAAGATGAAGTTATAGAATTAAGAGATAAATATGGAGATAAAAGAAGAACAGAAATAAGAGCAGCAGCAGAAGATATACTTTTAGAAGATTTAATAAAAGATGAAGAAGTAATAGTTATGATGACAAATAAAGGATATATAAAAAGAATAGGATTAGATAAATATAAAGCTCAAAATAGAGGTGGAAAAGGTGTATCATCTCACAATGCGGCATCAGAAGATTTTGTGGAAAATATGTATTTGACTAAAAATTTAGATAGTTTATTAATTTTTACAAATAAAGGAAGAGCTTTAAGTTTAAAAGTATATGAAATACCAGAAAGTTCTAAAAAAGCAAGAGGAAAACTAATAAATAATTTAATAAACTTAACAACTAATGAAAAAGTAAAAGCAGTGTTAAAAGTAAGAGAATTTGAAGAAAATAAAAATATATTTTTTGCAACAAAATCTGGAGTAGTAAAAAAAGTTAGTTTAAATAAATTTAAAAAAATAAGTAAGGCAGGACTAATTGCAATAAATTTAAAAGAAAATGATAATTTGATATATGTTGGAGTGGCTAATGGAGATAATGACATATTTTTAGCAACTAAACAAGGGTATTCAATAAGATTTAATGAATCAGAAATAAGAAGTATGGGAAGAACAGCTACAGGAGTAAAAGGAATAAATTTAAGAAAAAATGATGAGGTAGTTTCTGGACTAGTAATAGAAAATCCAGAAGCAACAGTATTAACAGTAACTGAAAATGGAGCTGGAAAAAGAACGAAATTAAAAGGATATAGACTACAATCTAGAGGTGGAAAAGGATTAATAAATATGAAAATAAATCCAAAAACTGGAGATGTTGTAGAGGTAAAAGGTGTTACAGATAGTGATGAAATAATGTTGATTAGTTCTAATGGTATAGTAATAAGAACAGCAGCAGATACAATATCTACAACTGGTCGTTCAACACAAGGTGTAAGAGTTATGAAAGTTGATGAGAATGAAAAAGTTGTATCAGTAATAAAAAGACATAAAGACAAAGAGATAGAATCAGATATAGAAAGTGGAGAAGAAGAGTAATCTTCTTCTTTTTCTTTGTGGAAAACAAATTTTATAGTCGTGTTTTCCACAATTGTTAATAAAAAAGCCTATTTTTTCAAAAAGTTTTCCACTTTTCCTCATAGTTTCCCACAATTATATAATAATTTGAATTTTTTTAAGAAATAGAGTTATACACATAGGAGATAAATTAAAAAATTTTATTTTAAGTAAGGAACGTTTAAAAAATAATTTTTATATATTTTGTTATAAAAACGCTTGAAACGTTGCATACGTTGGGCGTAGTTTTTTATGTGGTTTTCATAAAAGAACCTTGAGCCTTTTAAAACAAAACAGGTAAGTTATTTTTAAGCCGTTCCTAAGTAGAAAAGTATAAATTTATTTTGAAAAATATGTAGTATTGTTGAAATATCCTAGATTGAGAAAATTTTCTTTTTATTAAAAACGGTATTTAGGTTACTTATAGAACATTATTTACGGTTTGCGTAGCATAAATTTGAAAAAAGTTATAAAATCCGAAAATAACCTTTGAATTTTTTTTGATTTTGTAGTATAATAATTGAAATTGGAAAATACTAAACTAAATGAGAGGTGAAAACATGGCAAAAGTAGTTTTAACAGATATGGAAAAAACATATCCAAATGGATTCAAAGCAGTACATGGGCACAATTTAGAAATAAAAGATGGAGAATTTATGGTATTTGTAGGGCCATCAGGTTGTGCAAAATCAACAACATTAAGAATGATAGCAGGATTAGAAGAGATAACAGGAGGAACAGTAGCAATAGGAGATATAATAGTAAATGAGTTGCCACCAAAAGATAGAGGGATAGCAATGGTGTTTCAAAATTATGCCTTGTATCCACATATGAACGTATATGATAATATGGCATTTGGGCTAAAATTAGCAAAAACACCAAAAGAAGAGATAGACAAAAGAGTAAAAGATGCAGCAGAAATATTAGGAATAACAGATCTATTAGATAGAAAACCAAAAGAGATGTCAGGAGGACAAAGACAAAGAGTAGCAGTAGGAAGAGCAATAGTAAGAGATCCAGAGGTATTTTTATTTGATGAACCATTATCAAACTTAGATGCTCAATTAAGAGTACATATGAGAGTAGAGATAACAAAATTACATAAGAGATTAGGAACAACAATGATATATGTAACTCATGATCAAGTAGAAGCAATGACAATGGGAGATAGAATATGTGTAATGGAGTTAGGAGTAATAAAACAAGTAGATACTCCATTAAATTTATATAATAAACCAGAAAATAAATTTGTAGCAGGATTTATAGGAAGTCCATCAATGAATATAGTAGAAGCAAAACTAGAAAAAGATGGAGATACAACATATGCGGTAACAGAACATATGAAATTAAGATTACCAAAAGAAAAAGCAGACAAAGTCCAAAGTCATATAGGAAAAGAAATATGGTTTGGGATAAGACCAGAACATATAGGAAGTCATGAAACACATCCAAACGAAAAAGATAATTATGTAAATTCAGAAATATATGTAGTAGAACAGATGGGAAATGAAGTATTTGTATATTTCACACCAGGAAAGAATCAATATATAGCAAGATTAGGAAGTGAAGGAGTAACAGTAAAATCAGGAGAAAAATATGAAATATGGTTTGATACAAGTAAATGTCATATATTTGACAAAGAGACAGAAGAAAATATAAGTTTATAAGAAAGGTGGTGGAATTTTTGTCTTCAAAATTTACTGAATTAATAGAAAGCATAAATATTTTTAATAAAATAGAAAGAAGTTCAGGTTATATGTGGTTAACAGGAGCTATTTTAAGTTTTATTGTTTTTATATATGGACTTGTTTTGTTAATAAAAGGAGTTATGTATGGAAATGGAGCAGGAACATATAAAATAGCGGGATTAAAATTAACAGCACCAGCAATGGGTTTTATCTTGATATTTATAGGATTAATAGTTTTATTTATAACAATAACACAAACAATTCATAATTCAAAAGAGGAATTTAAACGAAAATATAATAATTTAGGAACTGCATATGTATATACATCTCCAGCTATAATAGGAATGGTTGTATTAGTATTTTTTCCTTTAGTATTTGGAGTATGGGTAGCATTTACAAATTATAGAATAGATATACCATTGGCAAAGGCTAATTTTCCAACATTATCAAGATTTTTGGATGTTTTTACAAGTAAAAATAGTGATTTTAGAGATATATTTTTTACAAATATATGGTGGACAGTTATAAATATAGTTTTAGCAGTATCTTTAGGAGTTATGTTAGCATTAATATTGAATAGAGAAGATATGAAATTAAAAAAAGTGTATAGAACATTATTAGTTTTGCCTTGGGCAGTACCTAATTATGTAACAGCACTTATGTGGAAAGCGATGTTTCAAAAAGAATTTGGAGCAGTAAATCAAATATTATCGCCAATATATGCAATGCTGCATATGGACAATTTACAGTGGCTTTCGAAATCATTTATAAGTTTGAAATTTTTAGATCATATACCATATTTAGGGTCACTTCTAATAGATGCAATTGGATTAAAAGGATACCTTGTTTCTTTACCATTTATTGCAGTAGTAATAGTAAATGTATGGCTAGGATTTCCATTTATGATGATAGTGGCTTTAGGAGGGTTACAATCAATATCTAAAACTTTTTATGAAGCAGCAGAGATTGATGGAGCTACAAAATTTCAAATGTTTAAATTTATAACAGTACCACTACTAAAACCAACAATGATACCAGCTATAATATTAAGTATAATATGGACTTTTAATCAATTTAATGTAATTTATTTGATTACTACAAATGATAAAATGTCATTAT is a window from the Haliovirga abyssi genome containing:
- the dnaA gene encoding chromosomal replication initiator protein DnaA produces the protein MEEMNAVEVWKRILKILKWNINETDYNSWMLNVKPIDLTEDKLILEVDNKFIKDRIESKFKEKIIEILNEILILKGYKDLEFRIKENEDNKLFFQKEEEPIKQEKKESKQSKQYKIQQNLFSKGYYNLNDKYLFNNFIVGKSNEFAHAASEAVANAPGKVYNPLFIYGGVGLGKTHLMHAIGNSVLKNNSNKKVYYCSSEQFTNDLINSLKNDKMMEFRSKYRKLDLLLIDDIQFIAGKDSTQEEFFHTFNELHQAGKQIVLSSDRPPKEIDNVEKRLVSRFEWGLIADIQQPDYETRVAILSKKAEMENIKISKEVLEFIAETINSNIRELEGNLNRIVAKASILKKEINIDLVKDVFYDVVKRNNKVVNKDKIIKVVSEYYEISIEDMISSKRKKDIAKSRQVAMYLLRDILSESFSAIGGIFGGKDHTTVMHSVSKIEKDMKENKYFEKDIMSLKEKILNNSN
- the yaaA gene encoding S4 domain-containing protein YaaA; the encoded protein is MEIIEISTEYIKLDQFLKWVNIVGSGVEAKFLIKEGQVKVNKEVELRRGKKLRDEDIIEIDKNIYKIKRV
- the recF gene encoding DNA replication/repair protein RecF (All proteins in this family for which functions are known are DNA-binding proteins that assist the filamentation of RecA onto DNA for the initiation of recombination or recombinational repair.), which produces MQLLDVYLLNFRNLEEINLSFDKGINLFYGENGQGKTSFIEALYFNITGKSFRTKNISEIVKYSKLDCGIFLNFLDIYGEKSLALKYEKKHKKYFYNKKKVNYDEYIGKVNVISFIPEDIELINSSPSTRRTYFDYEISQSNYNYYLELKELNKILKVRNKFLKEKNIKNEMYNIYNEKFIDISAKLLIKREDYIKKLSILLNLNYRKLFKSSSELKLIYKPFIDNIEKKSLEEIKEKIKDKSLKVQKKELIYGYSLVGPQRDEYVFNLNEKDAKKYSSQGEKKSIIFSLKISEIDLIVKDKKEYPIFLLDDVSSYFDLMHKDSILNYFFNKNIQVFITSTEKLDIKGKKFLVKEGKIYE
- a CDS encoding DUF721 domain-containing protein codes for the protein MNKPVKLKEVIESKIKNNVFYKLEFLKINWVDIVGKNLAKKSFPLFVKEDVLIIGVTSSIWSQQMLFLKNQIIKNSNLKLNGEYIKNIRFKVSKYEKTINYIEKKQKVKREKIDFNNISIQPFEIKQLKKAIEFIKDDDIKRHIYKVSVLNKKREKYLLENGYKKCEKCGELFVGEGKICILCKNDIQKENRRRIYNKIKNNLLITYTEMKYEEKYLTKIEFEDIKNRVKDGIYREILINIKELKYKKARDLLEKYFILDSGTDNKRVIFEKIDMFFQSFT
- the remB gene encoding extracellular matrix regulator RemB, giving the protein MYIYLENNFFIPLNEIIAIVDYEKFTESENGKDFFEINKKNIINISKNKKSMVITDTYSYVSSYRLRALYSRGKEFERLKTGKVK
- the gyrB gene encoding DNA topoisomerase (ATP-hydrolyzing) subunit B, coding for MTNYTAKDITVLEGLEAVRKRPGMYIGSTSIRGLHHLVYEIADNSVDEALAGYCNKISIKILEGNVIEVEDNGRGIPVDMHPKHKKSALEIVMTILHAGGKFEHKGYKVSGGLHGVGVSVVNALSSTLEIEVKRDGKIWYQKYHEGKPEEPVKTIGDTNRTGTKVKFKADDTIFESLEYEFDVLSNRLKELAYLNRGLKISIEDLREGKKKKEVYEFEGGAVDFVKEVVSGEKTIITNPVSMIGEESGVYVEIVLTYIENQKETLYSFVNNINTHEGGTHVSGFKTALTRVINDIARTTGLLKEKDSNFVGNDVREGIVAIINTRVPEPQFEGQTKTKLGNSEVTGIVSSIITNKLKEYLEDNPTDAKVIVEKILISKRAREAAKKARELVIRKSALEVGSLPGKLSDCSSKVPEECEVFIVEGDSAGGSAKQGRDRRFQAILPLRGKILNVEKAGINRALENTEIRAMITAFGTNIGDEIDLEKLRYYKIIIMTDADVDGAHIRTLMLTFFYRHLRELIDEGHIYIAQPPLYKVTQGKNFSYAYSDEELEEITSELGDKKYTLQRYKGLGEMNPEQLWSTTMDPESRSLLKVTLEDATYADKLFNVLMGDKVEPRRKFIEEHATYVKNLDI
- the gyrA gene encoding DNA gyrase subunit A codes for the protein MAKETQIYIEDEIKNSYLDYSMSVIVSRALPDVRDGLKPVHRRILFAMNEMGMFHEKPHKKSARIVGEVLGKYHPHGDTAVYLTMVRMAQDFNYRYMLIDGHGNFGSVDGDSAAAMRYTEARMSKITRELLLDIDKNTIDYRKNFDDSLDEPIVLPGKLPNLLLNGAAGIAVGMATNIPPHNLVELSDGIIATIDNRDIEDDELIKIVKGPDFPTGGIINGVSGIISAYKTGRGKVKVRGKVKIEEIRSGKEAIIINELPYQVNKARLIEKIANLVKEKKISGITDLRDESDRDGIRIVIELKKGEISELILNKLYKYTELQNTFGIIMLALVNNVPKVLTLKQILNHYLDHRYEVVVRRTKYELEKAEKRAHILEGFRKALDNISEIIKIIRGSKDAATAKESLIKIFEFTEIQAKSILDMRLQRLTGLERDKIETEYKELLKVIDELKFILGNDSKVFEIIKDEVIELRDKYGDKRRTEIRAAAEDILLEDLIKDEEVIVMMTNKGYIKRIGLDKYKAQNRGGKGVSSHNAASEDFVENMYLTKNLDSLLIFTNKGRALSLKVYEIPESSKKARGKLINNLINLTTNEKVKAVLKVREFEENKNIFFATKSGVVKKVSLNKFKKISKAGLIAINLKENDNLIYVGVANGDNDIFLATKQGYSIRFNESEIRSMGRTATGVKGINLRKNDEVVSGLVIENPEATVLTVTENGAGKRTKLKGYRLQSRGGKGLINMKINPKTGDVVEVKGVTDSDEIMLISSNGIVIRTAADTISTTGRSTQGVRVMKVDENEKVVSVIKRHKDKEIESDIESGEEE
- a CDS encoding ABC transporter ATP-binding protein; protein product: MAKVVLTDMEKTYPNGFKAVHGHNLEIKDGEFMVFVGPSGCAKSTTLRMIAGLEEITGGTVAIGDIIVNELPPKDRGIAMVFQNYALYPHMNVYDNMAFGLKLAKTPKEEIDKRVKDAAEILGITDLLDRKPKEMSGGQRQRVAVGRAIVRDPEVFLFDEPLSNLDAQLRVHMRVEITKLHKRLGTTMIYVTHDQVEAMTMGDRICVMELGVIKQVDTPLNLYNKPENKFVAGFIGSPSMNIVEAKLEKDGDTTYAVTEHMKLRLPKEKADKVQSHIGKEIWFGIRPEHIGSHETHPNEKDNYVNSEIYVVEQMGNEVFVYFTPGKNQYIARLGSEGVTVKSGEKYEIWFDTSKCHIFDKETEENISL